The Neoarius graeffei isolate fNeoGra1 chromosome 7, fNeoGra1.pri, whole genome shotgun sequence genome includes a region encoding these proteins:
- the LOC132889671 gene encoding GTPase IMAP family member 8-like, giving the protein MSAKAKKTLTDNSVQIVLIGATGSGKSSSGNTILGKKLFKSEASAKSVTQECEIATEIINNWKVTVVDTPGWDCTALTECEVMSQIKQALQRLDGPFSFLLVIRVGSMESEEEISKISELQKVLGCTFLDHTTILFSRNDDLEGKDFKEFIKEGGKVFRNLLKQCGNRYHCWNNRDNRSDEAVEELLKNLKKTEMINPSSQAENPSAFSSSGDQQENAVTNRKRSGDAIGSEMGMSENQIRVLFLGRNRVGKTSSIKTLHEKCVRHEIVGGSIYTCSISGLSLKLIESPGFDDNLKQIQEAIFKSVSDCSPGPHVIIIVLSVERFTPAIKTAMKHVQDCLGRNARKYTMILFTGVDNLEGKPIETFIQENQHLNELVKIHENRFHALNNRDTTNKPQVDELLKKINLMYEQNHKEYYTDSDHKKGTPSSSSGWFSHAKTTVTTHLTGIRTHLGWSD; this is encoded by the exons ATGTCTGCAAAGGCAAAGAAGACTTTGACTGATAATTCAGTCCAGATCGTTTTAATTGGTGCTACTGGCTCTGGTAAGAGCTCTTCTGGAAACACAATATTGGGCAAAAAACTGTTCAAATCAGAAGCATCTGCAAAGTCTGTGACACAGGAATGTGAAATTGCTACAGAGATAATCAATAACTGGAAGGTTACAGTAGTAGATACTCCAGGCTGGGACTGCACTGCACTCACTGAATGTGAGGTCATGTCCCAAATAAAACAGGCTCTACAACGTCTTGATGGACCTTTCTCCTTTCTCCTGGTCATACGTGTTGGCTCAATGGAATCTGAAGAAGAAATTAGCAAAATCTCTGAACTTCAAAAGGTGCTTGGCTGCACCTTTCTGGATCACACCACAATCCTGTTTTCACGCAATGATGACCTTGAGGGGAAAGATTTTAAGGAGTTtattaaggaaggaggtaaagtgTTTCGTAATCTGTTAAAGCAATGTGGTAACAGATACCACTGCTGGAACAATCGAGATAACAGGTCTGATGAGGCAGTGGAAGAACTGCTAAAGAATTTAAAAAAGACAGAAATGATAAATCCAAGTTCCCAAGCAGAAAACCCTTCTGCTTTCTCCTCTTCTGGTGACCAGCAAGAAAATGCAGTGACTAATAGAAAGAGATCTGGAGACGCAATCGGCTCAGAAATGGGTATGTCTGAAAATCAAATCAGAGTTTTATTCCTTGGAAGGAACAGAGTGGGAAAGACTTCAAGCATCAAAACCCTTCATGAAAAATGCGTACGACATGAAATCGTCGGAGGTTCAATTTATACATGCTCAATCTCTGGACTGAGTCTGAAGCTGATAGAATCTCCTGGCTTTGATGATAATCTGAAACAAATTCAGGAGGCCATCTTCAAATCTGTGTCCGATTGCTCTCCTGGACCTCATGTCATTATTATAGTGCTCAGCGTGGAGCGCTTCACTCCAGCAATAAAGACAGCCATGAAACATGTACAAGATTGTCTTGGACGAAATGCCAGAAAATACACAATGATTCTCTTCACTGGAGTGGATAATTTGGAAGGAAAACCCATTGAAACCTTCATTCAAGAGAATCAACATCTCaatgaattagtgaaaatacatgAGAACAGATTTCATGCACTCAATAACCGAGACACCACCAATAAGCCCCAAGTGGATGAACTGCTGAAGAAGATCAATTTAATGTATGAACAAAAtcataaagaatattacacagaTTCTGATCACAAAAAAG gAACGCCATCTTCAAGCAGTGGTTGGTTTAGTCATGCAAAAACAACGGTCACAACTCATTTAACAGGAATCAGGACTCATCTGGGATGGTCTGATTAG
- the LOC132889675 gene encoding uncharacterized protein LOC132889675, producing the protein MAACDKDPLRLVLLGKTGVGKSATGNTIFGERVFKSEARAVSVTKECTSETRIINKQSITIIDTPGLYDTTMSAEFIEKETVRGAQMVAPGPHVFLLLLDVKRHTEEERNTVKKFQEIFGDDVSKHMIVVFTHGDDLEFDNKTIERYIHEAGSHLQSLISACKQRYHAFNNRSQDRTQVDQFLQKIHEMQRENNYSYYSYDLFSKAQALKEAEANEREWQRRYSELEQQAQMSGTRKLCIIL; encoded by the exons ATGGCTGCCTGTG ACAAAGATCCACTGCGCTTGGTCCTCCTGGGCAAGACAGGGGTTGGCAAAAGTGCCACAGGAAACACCATTTTCGGTGAGAGAGTATTCAAATCTGAAGCAAGAGCCGTGTCTGTTACAAAGGAATGCACATCTGAAACAAGAATTATCAACAAACAAAGTATTACAATCATTGACACACCTGGTTTATACGACACAACAATGTCTGCCGAGTTCATTGAAAAAGAGACTGTGAGAGGTGCACAAATGGTAGCTCCTGGTCCTCATGTATTTCTTCTTCTGCTTGATGTGAAGCGTCACACTGAAGAGGAGAGAAATACTGTCAAGAAATTTCAAGAAATCTTTGGTGATGATGTGTCCAAGCATATGATTGTGGTCTTCACTCATGgagatgaccttgagtttgacaataaaaccATAGAACGCTACATCCATGAAGCTGGATCTCACCTTCAGAGCCTAATATCTGCATGCAAACAGAGATACCATGCGTTTAACAACAGGTCGCAGGACCGTACCCAAGTAGATCAATTCCTGCAAAAGATTCACGAGATGCAGAGGGAAAACAATTATAGTTATTATAGCTATGATTTGTTTTCAAAAGCACAGGCTCTCAAAGAAGCAGAAGCAAATGAAAGAGAGTGGCAACGAAGATATTCAGAATTGGAGCAACAAGCGCAGATGTCAGGAACAAGAAAATTGTGCATTATACTATAA